A genomic region of Bacillus sp. 2205SS5-2 contains the following coding sequences:
- a CDS encoding MarR family winged helix-turn-helix transcriptional regulator produces MSNETVFTDETLHTVSDIEKNLRYISGIIKQKGREILSQYTITPPQFIALQWLLEDGDMTIGELSNKMFLACSTTTDLVDRMEKSLLVMRVKDDKDRRVVRIHLQDKGERMIAEVIEKRQMYLQNVLNGFSIDEIGLLKNQLEKLYLEMK; encoded by the coding sequence ATGAGTAACGAAACTGTTTTTACGGACGAGACATTACATACTGTTTCTGATATAGAAAAAAATTTACGATATATTTCAGGTATTATTAAGCAAAAGGGACGAGAAATTCTTAGCCAGTATACAATTACTCCACCTCAATTTATTGCTTTGCAATGGCTATTAGAGGATGGTGATATGACAATTGGGGAGCTTTCGAATAAGATGTTCTTGGCTTGTAGTACAACCACAGACTTAGTTGATCGAATGGAAAAAAGTTTGCTAGTTATGAGAGTGAAAGACGATAAGGACCGAAGAGTTGTTCGGATTCACCTTCAAGATAAAGGAGAGCGAATGATTGCGGAGGTTATAGAAAAAAGACAAATGTATCTGCAAAATGTTCTTAATGGTTTTTCAATAGATGAAATTGGACTCTTGAAGAATCAGCTCGAGAAGCTTTATCTAGAAATGAAATAA